Genomic segment of Ischnura elegans chromosome 12, ioIscEleg1.1, whole genome shotgun sequence:
ATGAAATACCAGCAACAATAACAATTGCTAAGCagcaaaattatccaaaatatGCAATTAATTAATCATATTATTGTGTTTAGGactaattttaatgaattgataACAAATTGAATACATTTGGATGAAAATTCTTACATAATTCAAAATGCGCCGAACACCTAATATGTTCAAAAAATGGATAATTGAGCTAACAGGCTCACAAAAATGGCATTTATACGTATTTGATATTTATATGATTTCGGTTATAAAAATTCGCAAGGGAACGATAGGTACCTTAcgtgcagaaaaattattttttattactagaTGTCGATTTACATGCAGTACCCAGTTGCGAAacatcattcgaaaaaaaatccaatatGCGATTATTGATAGGTGTACTTTTCATTACGAGCATTTCATCGATTATAATTATTCACTCCTTGCCAGAGATTCAGCTTAAAATGATTTCACCCGTGACTAAGCTGCAAGTGTGCAAGTTCCTCATACTCAATATTTATATCTGAATACCGTAGAGGACAAGTAGTTTTTACCGTAGACAAAGTCTCTTTTTTTGCGTTTGGTCACCAAGCTGCTCCATTAGTATATGTGCCAACCTTTTCAGCTGAAACATGAAGCTCATAGAAATTCCCCTAGATTCCCCCTAATGTAGACAgattatcataataataaaaataatcaatattaataaataaaataataatagagtAAAAAATACTCATCTGTCTACATTAGTTCTACTCACTGTTTTATCACCCCAAAACTAACTATTTTTAATGGTAACCTCCATGAACAAATTACAAAACTGgacataaatatatttcaataaatatatattcagtgaaacgagttttatttttttaaattagcatttggtcaatacattttcatgttaagaattttattatttccttaaaaggCTTGATTGAAGCTTCCACAGCGCATGGTGCACCACGGTAATTAATAACGGATGTTGTTAGTAGCCctcatacataaatattttttttaaacttctttgcAACTGACTTGAAATTGTGGTTTTATATCTGGACATTGGCTACTGTTgcgttgaattcatttttttataatcaagtgactgacttaatttttttcaatatattaataataaatctttttataTCTTCCATATAATACATTTTCCACTAGTGACTTATATATTtgatttataacatttatttagTTTCAGTGTCTTGGAGCTACAATAAATCCCTTTTACTAACTTGAAAAGcatattttatatctattaaCTCTAATTGTAATTAAGAACTAACAAAGCCTATGTTCGAATCATGTTTTAATTTCAAGTATATTTGCAGTAAAGCTTCATTACTGCTTCGGTTCTGTtacaagatgtgtatatataaagtaaataacaTAGATGTGTGTAAAATACACTAGAGAAGTTCATAATATATGTTTTATGGCAGTAAAAACCTGTAGGGGTATTTCGCACATCTAATTATTCCAGGTTATTGCAGTACTATCGTCCTTGAAGGTCAAGATGGAAAATTAACAGGAGAATACTTTtcgaaatcgaaatgaaagagaaattacTTGCATTCTGCAAAGAGCACAGGCTATTGGTTGCTaacgcatttttcaaaaattcgataCGGAGAACATATATGCAAGTGTAAAATGCTAGGATGCCCAACAATATTCTAAATCGATTGGATTCTATTAAAACAAAGAATCATGAACTAGGTGAAGGAGTGCAAAAGCTACCCCGGGGCAAATATACAAATTACAACTCATCCATGTAATCAATGAAGGATTATCACCGTGACCGGGGGTaccagagaaaattattaatgaaaacagcctacctttttctattttttcactgtAACTATCAGTGAAATGAATGATAATTAAACTACtattcatttcacgcatttttgGATACTCTGTCATGAGTGGCATACCGCGAAGTACTTGAAAAGAAAACCCATAATCTGATAGTTACATTGAGAAGTACACAAATACAATGTTATTTACTCctagaaaattattatttgggaATTTAATAATTCTCCATAAGGCTAAGGATCGTGTAAAATATTTAGGCAAGGAAGGATTTATGAAGTAGGTGAGTCTTCTAAGGATATCCACCGGTTTAAATCGTCGGATATCAACAAATTTTaaacggacgactcgtccattgtcgtcagggtgaatgaataattttggctGAACAAACTGAGATGTAACTTAATGACCTAAAAGGATATGTTGATACTTTTGTGATATTCAATGAATTTCATTGTTGTTATCCTCTTCAGTTCCAGCGTAACACATATGATAAATCTATTTGTTTTTACTCATTTTCTGATATATGACTGTGTCTAAGTGTGATCGCCTCTTGTATTCTTTGCACGCTGCGCTTGAACATACTCAgctgttttccatctctctcttcaATCTGGCGTGGAAAAGGCGTGGTTAATGAGGAAAGGTTATAGGTTTGGTGTTATTCTACAATAAGTGGCATTAAGAAAGGTGAAAACCATTTAATGATAGCTATTTTAATTGATTCCAATGATATGACCTTAGATAGCATCAGTACTATGCATGTatgcatttgttttatttttgcataaatccTTTTTGTTATGAATGTTGCATTTTTACGTAAAATAGTTGATATGAAAATCATAccaattaatttttctgaaaagaaTTAGCAATTTTTTggcggattaatatttttcattctatttctgTAGAGGCCAACGAAAATTGTCTGTGTAAAATACACTCTCTGGTCTGAAGAAATTAATGAAGTACCTAATTTTTCGACCTTTCGATTGCTTATCTAATCATTAGGACTAATGAGTATTTTGACATACGTAGCATTTAAATCGCTACGTAAGCAGTTTAAAATTACCTTCTCTTTTCTAGCATCATAAATTCGTGCCCCTCCGAAAGTTTTGTAATTCTTGAAAATTCTCCTACGCTTCTTTGTTGCGTGAACATTTCCTGCGACCACTAAAGTTCCCGCAAGGATACTCAAGCGTAACCCCATCATCGCGCCAGCcaagtcttctttttttttcgttaaagcTTATGAAGGCGGGGTTTGTGGGAATGGAGCCAGTGGACCCATGGGGGCACTCAGACGAGAATTAGTCTCGCTAGCCTCACAGCAAACGCCTGTGGGTGAAAGTGATGTTGGCGCCTCCGGAATTAAGTCACTTGAAGTCGTTGCCTGCATAATATGGAATTAAATGGATGCATATCCAGAAAATTTTAGTTATTGATATGATCCGATTGCTTACCAAGTTGACATTAAAAAGTAACCTTTCAGGATTGTGTGCGATGGAATCAGCAGaaatcgaggaaaaataaaacttaaatactCAAAAGGAACGCCCAATGTAGCTCAAATTCTATGAGGAGTGCAAAAATTCTAGTATTGGCAAAATATTAGCAAGAACCTCTAACCCAAATTATAAttactctattatatttataaattattataagaaTATGTATGCTTCAAGTTGGGTTTGCATTTTAGGATATAACAATAACTTATGACTTAAACTATAAACAATTAATGGtgtgaaaatgatttatttagattttttaatgcacGATTTTCATCCTTGAGGATTTTGTCTGCGACGAGAAGTAGATGAATAGAGTAGTTTTTATATGTGAGAGTTAATGCCAAGTCTCAAAAGAAGTCAAAATATATAGATATTTCCGACACTCATGAAAATTCTGGAAAAAGAAGctaaaataatagtttaaatGAGTCATAACATTGGCGACAATGCAAACCTCAATTGGAAATATATATGGTAGCATTACAGTAGTCAGAATAgttaataagctcttataaaaatttttttttttttaaccagcctttatatttagattacaggggatgagcaacgtttatatatgacacaaagcaaaaaaactcagtgaccccgaaaaaccaaaagtgacgtattaaaaaggtcactatatttattaaattttcagtgaatggtaagccccctatgtttcaaaatgccacccctatgcttttaaatgcctactatgtggatatgcctaaagtggataacttttactgtggtcgcaaaacacgaaaatcgaccatttggaacttctcagatcaaaaacatgttttggggggctataggttgactggggggtggttaaaggggggttggagagaaaaagttatattttcatgtattgtcatcggaaatgaagaagtgtgcaaaatttcagcgtttttgcttcacaggaagtgagtcaaatttgagttacaagatttgtaccagacaaacagacaaacaaacagacaggttggtgagttgatataaaggctggaaaaagagaaaaagattaACCGCAACACACACTGAGCTAATCAACGATATCAATCACTGTGATATGAAATGCGGCACGAACAAATGAACTtgcagaattaaatttaaaagttatcaaTCGATAAAATAAGGGGAATATTCAGATTCGAGCAATCTAAAATCATAAAGCATAAAGCCTTGATGATCAATAAAATAGGGTACCTTTTAAATAAGTCAGgatgaaatgttttcatcattaGTTATATAAAACATTGCAACATTCCCACTGAATTTATTCGCGCGACTCTTTTTTTCAAcggcataaaattttaacatttccaTCGGTAACCAGTAAACTAGTTTCAACATTTTCGTTTTTGTGACACCATAAAGCAAAAAGCGTCATGTGGAAATAAATTCAGagttaaaattaacatttattatttgaatatattaatAACTTCAACCGCATCGTGCCATATATCgcaaaattttaatagtttcaagTTGAATGGTTGGTCCGCAAAATCTGTCCAAGGAAAGGAATGTTAAAATCGTATCATGCAttatatatgagggggtgagaagccaaggggtgcaagtgatttttttctgaacagagttaggtgcagaaattgataaaagaaatgtaaGTACATCAATTTGGTGGCCGAGGGATGAGAGTGAATCTCTGCACTGCGCTgttatcgagtggaaaatcaaatacacttctAAGTATTGAGgtcttctcgtttttttttctttgcctaatttctgtacctaactgtgtttAGTAAAGAAAATCaactgtaccccttggcttcgaACCCGCTTCATTTAATATAAAGACTATTTGGCACGTGCATATTATGGCTAAACGCCAACCAAAGTTACAACATGAGTATGCGTTAGTGAAACCGATAGCGCGGTAGTAAAATAAATCCAGGGTGAACACTAACTCAGGGTTATTGCACAAGACTCATCTGGAAATAATTCCAATACCAAGGGAATCATTCTctattgattaaaaaaagtaatatctTACATTTTCTTGCTATAAAATACACTAgcaacatatttattaatttggaGAAGGAATTTGAAGATCTGAATGGTAGACTCTCAATTTcagcaataatatatttattcatcattGGTACAGAAAAGAACAACACAGTAAGTCTATTTACAGTCAAgcgttttttcataaatataacatAGCGGATAGTAGCATTACATACATTATGTATTGGTAAAATATGAagcataaaatgctaaaaaaacaaTGGCGAATTTAAATTAAGGccttggaatgaaaataataccgttttcaagcaatttttacttggtttcctattatttggaGGAAATTAAAATGGCATAAGTTCTGGCATCAGTAAATATTAGGtggctataaataaatatattacaagAGCAATCAGGATGAAATTACAAATGGAGTTATAGAAGGTAGAGCGATTTCCATCTTCTTCGCATGTATACATAATTCTTTTCCACGTGAGTTCTGGCAAACAGTTTAGCAGTTTAATTATCTTCATAGCATAACAGGATATTTAATAATGATGCACTTCCAAGGGCTTACTAtagcaaaatatttgcaataatcatcaaaattttaatttttcttccacaaCTATTATCTTACCAATAGCAAATAACTCTTACTTCCTCTGAGTTATTCTTGCTCTGCTTTTCATTGCCTCTCCCGAAACAAAATACTACTGCGAAAACTGACACAGGAAAAAGTACTGGCCCACAAAATTTGAGATATTCACACGCTATTTGCCAAGTGTGAGGTGATCTCTATCTCCGCCTATATTTATCAACCGTTCGGTTTCAGTTCTGGGTgagaaaatgttgaaataaataagggTAAATTGTTCCAATGCCATGATATGCATTTTCTCGCTCTGCCAATAGCTCTATGAAATGGTAGGATGGATTAATTCCTGAGTTCTACTTTACTCAGTGACAGTAGGGGTAGTTGGGACAAGCATGAGGGCTGACACCAGCGGGATATCGAGCCGGAGCTGGTCCCTGCTGACCACCATAAGCACCAGCGTGACCCCAGACGGGTGCGGCATGGCTGCCGGCCCAACCATGTCCACCACCGTAGGCGGGAGCGGCTCCTGACCACTTCTTTGCCGGCGTTGGTCCACAGTAGGGGTAGTTGGGACAGGTGTGTGGGGTAACACCGGCTGGGTACGCGGCTGCGGCTCCGTGGACCCCGGCACCGTGGTGTCCGTACGCGGCGTAGGCGGGTGCAGCGTAGGGTGCAACAGCGCCGTGGTGTCCGCTTGCGTATGCGGCGAGGGCAGCGTTGTTGCAGTAGGGGTAGTTGGGGCAGGCGTGGGGGTTGACGCCAGCCGGGTATCTGGCGCCGGGAGCACCTCCTCCCATTGCTACGGCCACACAGAGGGCAAGGACGATCTGTAGGAGTAACCATAAAGAATGCTTAAAAATCATCGTGAAATTTTAACAGAATTCCACTGGAGTATCGAAAGTAACATGGAAACAGGCGAGTGTATCGCTATTCAGCCTTTTTTGTACtgttttttacatttacataattataaaaatattttctaggaagtttttaatatttataggaTATatagagaaaattatatttatcttatacTTATTTCAGTCATTTTCATATACATTACCCATAGAATTAATAACTATTGGATCCTTGATTCTCCGAGTTATTGGTAAAAAAGCAGTGTAGAACATTTTGTGCAAACATTGTGTATAGAAAATATTGGTAAGGACATTATTTAACATAAAAGCAGCTAACACTTAATTGAAATCCAAGTATTTGTTCTATCTAAAACAAATCAGGTAAATAGGCGCAAAACCTAAACCATTTGAAAGAGTGTACACTATATTATTACATTTTGCAGTGAGCATGACTTGTTCCAGGTAAAAACCAGCTTTATTAACCTGTGGTTCAGTTTATATTTGCATACACGTAAATATAAACTTAATCATACCGTTTTACCCTTCAATTATACGGTTCAGTGAACAATAAttgcattaattaaaattaaatactttgaaattgcgataaataaatcattttaatctgAGAAAGAAATGCGCAAAGAGGCGTGGCTACAAACTCTTAAATGGTTATTGTATTCCATTAGTTTAATTCATTAACTGGTAGAAATTTATTTCTGATTGTATATCCCTAGGACTCTTGTGTTGCAATTTGGTTTTGTTTGTTATGAAGAGCTGgtagtaaattaattttaagttatgAATGTCAATTAgagactaaaaaaatatattgagcattattTGCAagaaaatcagaatatttttgtGCGAGTGGTTTCAATTCCACCCTAGTTAAGTAGACACACAGTATGTCAGCATGGTAGATGATAAATATTACCAAATAAGGGAGCCGTGGAGCTAAATATAACTTGGTTTTGCAGTGATTTTTTGTGATAGGTTAAATAGCGAATTTTCGAACCCGTGGACTCGGATATCAAACATTGGTGgtgcaaaaattttactttaaactttttaaattattttaatttttcgaaccTGTGGACTCGGATATCAAACTTTGGTGGTGCAAAAATTTTACAGAGGAATTTAAACCACTATTCCAGTGCTTTAGAGGGATAGGGAAAGTTAAGTTCATATTCCGCCATTCTCTTTGGATCCTATAGTCAGTGTTCAAGTTACATATTCCGCCATTGTCCCTTTATATCCTAAAGTTAGTATTACTCTAACCGGGTTTCTCTACACCCTTTTTACTGTTCCCACTTAGGCACAAATGACCTTACCTCTCATTCATCTCCTCCAGGTAACCAGCTATTCCAAAGGGACTAGAAGTGATATTACTCTTACCAGTTTAACGGCCATTTTCTTGGTTTCCTTGAAGCTTTGGGGGTCCAGTGAGATAGTTGTGCTTCTGTAGAGACCTCGAGGTGATCCTGACAGCTCTGTGGCCTGCACGATGTTATATACCTCAAAGTTTGCGTCAGTGATACTCCTCAAGACCCTCCCCTTAAAATTTTCCCTGTGCCCAATCATCCATGTCAATCTGTCTCAGGCTCAGTGCCTTTTGGGTAGCATTCTCCctaccaaatattttaatttcgtctTCAAATCTTCACAGTTCATCACCAAACGTTATAAACTCTTCTCAAGGACGCTTTTCTAATAGTTTTATAAAATTCAGTTAATGATCAATgtttatatattgttttttatgGCATTGGAACAATGTGAGTTTTTAAGATCATTTTACCCCTTAAAAATGTTCGGGGATCACCGGGTAGGTGTCCCAATAGTCGATAGCGGTCTGTCGATTCCTTTTCTTCACCACTTTCACCATCGTTACCAAACAGGGCGTCGCTCAGCGATGAAACGTCTCTGTCGCCATGAAACCACGCAATTTTTTGGAGCGTATTGCAATATTTTGCAGCACTCAT
This window contains:
- the LOC124169767 gene encoding cuticle protein 1-like produces the protein MAVKLIVLALCVAVAMGGGAPGARYPAGVNPHACPNYPYCNNAALAAYASGHHGAVAPYAAPAYAAYGHHGAGVHGAAAAYPAGVTPHTCPNYPYCGPTPAKKWSGAAPAYGGGHGWAGSHAAPVWGHAGAYGGQQGPAPARYPAGVSPHACPNYPYCH